The following is a genomic window from Amycolatopsis sp. BJA-103.
GCCGCCCCGGTCCCGGCGATCGCAGGGGCGGTCCTGCTCGCCGTCTTCGTGGTCACCGCGCTGCGGTCGCGGGCGCCGTTGCTCGATCTGCGGCTGTTCCGCGACCGCGCGTTCTCCTCGGCCGCCGCCGTGATCTTCGGGATGGGGGCCGCGCTGTTCGGCGCGATGATCGTCCTGCCGCTGTACTACCTCGACGTGCGCCACGAGAGTCTCGTCGCCACCGGGTTCCTGACCGCCCCGCTGGCGCTCGGCACGGTCGCGGCACTTCCGCTGGCCGGCAGGCTGACCGACCGGATCGGCGGCGCCCGGGTGATCTTCGCCGGGCTGATCGTCACGATCATCGGGACGGTGCCGCTGGCGCTGCTCACCGGATCCGACGACTACTGGTGGCTCTCGGCCGTGCAGGTCGTCCGCGGCTGCGGCATCGGCCTGACCACCACCCCGGCGCTCGCCGCCGGGCTGATGCTGGTGCCCCGGGAGCGGATTTCCCACGCGATGCCGATCTTCGCCATGCTGCAACGGATCGGCGGATCCTTCGGGACGTCGATCCTGACCGTGGTCGTCTCCGTGGGCTTCGCCGCCGCTCCGGGGTCCGCGTCGGTCATCGCGGACACGCATCGGTGGATCGCCGGGATCACCGCGATCGTGCTGATCCCGGCGTGGATCCTGATGCGCGCCGAAAAGTCCACAGTGGACTAGAAGGCTTCCGTGGGTTTGTTCCCGCCAGGGCGTCACCGAAGGTTCCGAATGTCGTGAGCGAGTCTTCGCCGTGGCATTCGGGACACCCCGGGGAGAACGCCGTAGGCTCGGCTGAATGAGCACGGCATCCACCACGGAGCATCCGATGGTCGAAACCCGGCACCAGACCCAGTTGCTCACCCTGCTGCGGGACGAGGGCCCGATGTCCCGGGTCGAACTGGGGGAGCGGCTGGAGCTGCCGCGTGCCCGGGTGGGTGCCGAAGTCGCGCGCCTCGCCGAGGTCGGCCTCGTCGAAACCGCGGGTCCGTCGGCGAGCCGGGGCGGCAGGCGGTCGACGCTGGTGCGCCTGGCGGGAGACCTGCGCGTGCTCTCCGTCGACATCGGCGCGACCTCGGTCGGGGTCGCCCTCACCGACGCTTCGTGCGAGGTGCTGGTGCACACCGTCGAGGACTGCGACGTCCGGCAGGGACCGCACGCCGTTCTCAAACGCGTGAGCGCCCTCGCGGAGAAGATCCGCGAGGAGGCGCCGGGCAAGCTGATCGCCGCCGGGATCGGCCTGCCGGGGCCGGTGAGCTTCGCCGAGGGCATGGCGGTCGCGCCGCCGATAATGCCCGGCTGGGACCGGTTTTCCGTCCGCGACCATCTCGGCGGGCTGCTGGGCTGCCCGGTCACCGTCGACAACGACGTGAACTCGATGGCGCTCGGGGAACGGCACGCCGGGGTCGCCCGCTCCACCGACGACCTGGTGTTCGTCAAGATCGGTACCGGCATCGGCTGCGGGATCGTGCTGGGCGGCAAGGTGTACCGCGGTGTCGCGGGGACCGCGGGCGACATCGGGCACATCCGTCTCGACGACTACGGGCCCACTTGCGTCTGTGGTGAGACCGGTTGCCTGGAGGCGTACTTCGGCGGCGCCGCGCTGGCCCGCGACGGACTGACGCTCGCGCGCAGCGGCCGGTCGGCGTACCTCGCCGACGTCGTCGCGGACCGCGGCGCGATCACCGCCCAGGACGTCGGCCGCGCGGCCGCGTCGGGCGACTTCGGCGCGGTCAACCTGATCCGCGACGGTGGGCGGCGGCTCGGCCAGGTGGTGGCCTCGCTGGTGAGTTTCGTGAACCCGGGCATGGTCGTGATCGGCGGTGGCGTGGCGCAGCTCGGCCATCAGCTGCTCGCCGAGATCCGCAGCTCGGTCTACCGGCGGTCGCTGCCGCTCGCGACCGGGAACCTGCCGATCGTGCTGTCCGAACTGGGGGACACCGCCGGCGTCATCGGGGCCGCCTGGTCCGCCACGGACCGTGCCTTCACGCTGAGTAGCTGACCGCGCTCGGCTCTGCGGTATCGCGCGTGCAATGAAGGGGACTTTCATTGCAAATTTCGCAATGAAAGTCCCCTTCATTGCACGCGCTGGCGGCGGAGCGAAGCGGGCTCCGGAAGCGCTGAGTGACCTCCCAGCCGCACGGTGAGCACCCACCTGATTCCGATTAGTAACGTCAAGATCGTACAGACTTTCGCTCGATAAGTACGAAAGTCTGTACCGATCTGGACGGCTATTCGGGTGACGGCGGGCATTTCTGTCCTGTTGTCACCTTGACGAGTGACACGCACCACCCTACTTTCGCTGGCTAAGTAACAAAGTTTGTTACGGCCGATTCGTAAGTGAGGGCAGTGTGGCCGCGACTGATCCACGCACGGCGAACCTCGCCGCGCTCCTGCGTGCGTTGCGTGGGGGGCCGCTTTCGCGCACCCAGCTCGCGGCGCGCTGCGGGATCACCAAAGCGGCCGTCTCCGGGTTGATCACCGAGCTGTCCGAACGCGGCCTCGTCCGCTCCGCGGGACTGCAGGCCGGCGGCAACGGCAGGCCCAGTCAGCTGGTCGAGCTGAACGGGGCGAGCGCCTACGGGCTCGCGCTCAGCGTCGAGGCCGATCGCTTCGCCGCCGTCGTCACGAACCTCGACGGCAGCGTCGTCGCCGAGCGCACGGAGACCGCCGACGTCGCCGCGCTCGGTCTCCACCGGAGCATGGACGAGCTCGCTTTCCTCGCCGGGCAGGTGCTCCGCGACGATCTCCCGGTCGGCGTCACGGTGTCCGTTCCCGGCCTGGTCGATTCGGCCGCCGCGGTGCTGCGGTTCGCGCCGACCCTGCGCTGGCGCGACGCCGAGATCGCCGATCTGCTCGCCGCCCGGCTCGGGCTGCCCGCCGACGCCATCGCGGTCGACAACGAGGCCAATCTCGCCGCGGTCGGCGAGGCCGTCGCCGGTGTCGGGCGCGGCGTGCGGGAGCTCTTCTACCTCAGCGGCGGGATGGGCGTCGGCGGCGGACTCGTGTCCGGCGGCGCGATCCTGCGCGGTGCCAGGGGTTTCGCGGGCGAGGTCGGGCACATCACCGTGGACCCGTCCGGCGAGCAGTGCCAGTGCGGCCGGGTCGGCTGCCTGGAGACCAAGGCGGGGCTCAACGCCGTCCTGCGCGGCGCCGCCTCACCCGGCGACCCGCTGCACGACCCCGCGCTCGGCGTCGACGGCCGGGTCGGGTTGCTCAAGCACCGTGTCCAGCGCGGTGATCAGCGCGCGGTCGCCGCGGTTTCGGAACTCGGGGTCGCGCTCGGCGTCGCGGTGTCCACCGTGGTCGACGTGCTCGACCCGGACGTCGTGGTGCTCGGCGGCTACTTCGCCGAACTGGGCGAGTGGCTGGTCGAGCCGGTGCGCCGCGAACTGTCCGCGCGTCCGCTCGGGCACGAGCCCGCCTGCCGCGTCGAGCCGTCCCCGCTGGGCACCACCGCCCCGCTGCGCGGCGCCGCACATCTCGCCACCGAACGGCTTTTCGCCGATCCGACGCTCGTCCCGTTCGTCACCCAGGAGGCACCGGCATGACCCTGCTTTCGGTCCGGGGGATCGTGAAGACCTTTCCGGGGGTGCGCGCGCTCGACGGGGTCGACTTCGACGTCGAACCCGGCGAGGTGCACTGTCTCCTCGGCCAGAACGGCGCGGGCAAGTCCACGCTGATCAAGACCCTCGCCGGGGCGCACCGTCCCGACGGCGGCGAGATCTTCTGGCAGGGCGAGCAGGTCACGCTGCCCTCGCCGGTCGCCGCCCTGAAGATCGGGATCGCGACCATGTACCAGGAACTCGACCTGGTACCGGGACTTTCCGTCGCCGACAACATCTTCCTCGGCCGCGAGCGCGCGTCGTTCGGCTTCACGCGGATCAGCGAATCCCGCAAGAAGGCCGCTCAGCTGATGGCGAGGCTCGGGCATCCGGAGATCACGCCGTCGACCGAGGTCGGCAAGCTCTCCGCCGCCGGACAGCAGCTGGTCTCGATGGCGCGGGCACTCGCGTACGACGCGAAGCTGCTGGTGATGGACGAGCCCACCGCGGCGCTGGCGGGGGAAGAGGTCGACAACCTGTTCCGCATCGTCGGCGAACTGACCGCCGAGGGCGTCGCGATCATCTACATCTCCCACCGGCTCGAAGAACTGCGCCGGATCGGCCACCGCGTCACCGTGCTCAAGGACGGCAAGACCGTTTCCACCGGCCTCGACGCCAAGGAGACGCCGACCTCGGACCTCGTCGCGCTGATGGCGGGCCGCAAGGTCGAAACCGTGTTCGGCCCGCGTCATCAGGAGCACGTGGACCCGGACACCGAGGTCCTCAAGGTGGAGAACCTGACCACCGTCGGCGAGTTCGAGAACGTGAGTTTCACCGTGCACGCGGGTGAAGTCGTCGGTATCGCGGGTCTCGTCGGCTCCGGCCGCAGCGAGCTGCTGGAGACGATCTTCGGCGCCCGCAAGCAAGACACCGGTTCGGTGTCGGTCGACGGAGAGCCGGTCCGGGCGGGCAGTGTGTCCGCGGCGGTCAAGGCCGGGATCGGCCTGGCGCCCGAGGAACGCAAGAGCCAAGGACTGCTGCTGGACCTGCCCGTCGTGCACAACGTGACCCTGGCGAGCCTCGGCAAATACGCGACGTTCGGCTTCACCGAGCGGTCGAGGGAATTGGAAGACGCCGGGGAAAGCCTGCGGCGTCTCGATCTCCGGCCCGCCGACCCGCACCGGATCATCCGCACGCTGTCGGGCGGCAACCAGCAGAAGGCGGTGCTCGCGCGCTGGCTGGTCCGCGGCTGCCGGGTGCTGCTGCTGGACGAGCCGACGCGCGGGGTCGACGTCGGCGCGCGGGCCGAGCTGTACCGGCTGATCGAGGAACTGGCCGCGACCGGGGTCGCGATCGTGCTCGTCAGCAGCGAGATCCCCGAAGTACTCGGACTGTCCGACCGGGTGCTGGTGCTGCGTGAAGGACGTGTCCTGGCTGAAAAGCCGTCTGCGGAGCTGACAGAGGCGGATGTGCTCGACGTGATTCTCGAGGGGAGTGCGGCGTGACTGACCAAGCCGAGTCGGTGCGTACGGGAACCGCCGTGGAACCCGTGCCACCCAAGAAGAAGGGGCTCGCCTTCTCACTCGATTCCCGGCTGCTCGCGCTGACCGGGGTGCTGGTGATCCTGTGCGTCGTCGGGAGCGTGACCCGGCCCGACCAGTTCTTCACCGAAGGCAACATCTCGACGATCCTGCGGCTCGCCGCGGCGATCGGCGTGGTCAGCGTCGGGATGACGTTCGTGATCATCGCCGGCGGCATCGACCTCTCGGTCGGGTCGATCGTGGCGCTCTCCAGCGTCTGGCTGACCACACTGGCCACGCAGTCCTACGGACCGTGGGTGATGATCCTTTGTGGACTCCTCGTCGGCCTCGGCTGCGGTCTGGTCAACGGGATCCTGGTGTCCTACGGGAAGATCGTGCCGTTCATCGCGACCTTGGCGATGTACGTCTCGGCCCGCGGGCTCGCGGAACGCATCAGCGGCCGCCGCACGCAGGTGGTCGCCGAGGCGGGCTTCCTCGAGTTCTTCCGCGGTGACCTGCTCGGTATCCCGGTGCTGATCTGGATGTTCGCGCT
Proteins encoded in this region:
- a CDS encoding DHA2 family efflux MFS transporter permease subunit, giving the protein MASILTLGGFLSMFTSTVVNIALGTIVAGFRASLGTAQWVATGYLLALAAMVPVSGWASRRFGTTRLWLLCVGLFAVFSALCAMATSIEALIVFRVLQGAAGGLLVPAGQILFAMTAGPERLGRMMAVLSIPIYLAPVLGTLFGSVLTEGLGVPWLFLVNVPLAVLSLLLGRRWLPRETPAGAEPLDLRGLALTVTGLPLLVFGVAEAAPVPAIAGAVLLAVFVVTALRSRAPLLDLRLFRDRAFSSAAAVIFGMGAALFGAMIVLPLYYLDVRHESLVATGFLTAPLALGTVAALPLAGRLTDRIGGARVIFAGLIVTIIGTVPLALLTGSDDYWWLSAVQVVRGCGIGLTTTPALAAGLMLVPRERISHAMPIFAMLQRIGGSFGTSILTVVVSVGFAAAPGSASVIADTHRWIAGITAIVLIPAWILMRAEKSTVD
- a CDS encoding ROK family transcriptional regulator, with product MSTASTTEHPMVETRHQTQLLTLLRDEGPMSRVELGERLELPRARVGAEVARLAEVGLVETAGPSASRGGRRSTLVRLAGDLRVLSVDIGATSVGVALTDASCEVLVHTVEDCDVRQGPHAVLKRVSALAEKIREEAPGKLIAAGIGLPGPVSFAEGMAVAPPIMPGWDRFSVRDHLGGLLGCPVTVDNDVNSMALGERHAGVARSTDDLVFVKIGTGIGCGIVLGGKVYRGVAGTAGDIGHIRLDDYGPTCVCGETGCLEAYFGGAALARDGLTLARSGRSAYLADVVADRGAITAQDVGRAAASGDFGAVNLIRDGGRRLGQVVASLVSFVNPGMVVIGGGVAQLGHQLLAEIRSSVYRRSLPLATGNLPIVLSELGDTAGVIGAAWSATDRAFTLSS
- a CDS encoding ROK family transcriptional regulator; this encodes MAATDPRTANLAALLRALRGGPLSRTQLAARCGITKAAVSGLITELSERGLVRSAGLQAGGNGRPSQLVELNGASAYGLALSVEADRFAAVVTNLDGSVVAERTETADVAALGLHRSMDELAFLAGQVLRDDLPVGVTVSVPGLVDSAAAVLRFAPTLRWRDAEIADLLAARLGLPADAIAVDNEANLAAVGEAVAGVGRGVRELFYLSGGMGVGGGLVSGGAILRGARGFAGEVGHITVDPSGEQCQCGRVGCLETKAGLNAVLRGAASPGDPLHDPALGVDGRVGLLKHRVQRGDQRAVAAVSELGVALGVAVSTVVDVLDPDVVVLGGYFAELGEWLVEPVRRELSARPLGHEPACRVEPSPLGTTAPLRGAAHLATERLFADPTLVPFVTQEAPA
- a CDS encoding sugar ABC transporter ATP-binding protein, yielding MTLLSVRGIVKTFPGVRALDGVDFDVEPGEVHCLLGQNGAGKSTLIKTLAGAHRPDGGEIFWQGEQVTLPSPVAALKIGIATMYQELDLVPGLSVADNIFLGRERASFGFTRISESRKKAAQLMARLGHPEITPSTEVGKLSAAGQQLVSMARALAYDAKLLVMDEPTAALAGEEVDNLFRIVGELTAEGVAIIYISHRLEELRRIGHRVTVLKDGKTVSTGLDAKETPTSDLVALMAGRKVETVFGPRHQEHVDPDTEVLKVENLTTVGEFENVSFTVHAGEVVGIAGLVGSGRSELLETIFGARKQDTGSVSVDGEPVRAGSVSAAVKAGIGLAPEERKSQGLLLDLPVVHNVTLASLGKYATFGFTERSRELEDAGESLRRLDLRPADPHRIIRTLSGGNQQKAVLARWLVRGCRVLLLDEPTRGVDVGARAELYRLIEELAATGVAIVLVSSEIPEVLGLSDRVLVLREGRVLAEKPSAELTEADVLDVILEGSAA
- a CDS encoding ABC transporter permease gives rise to the protein MTDQAESVRTGTAVEPVPPKKKGLAFSLDSRLLALTGVLVILCVVGSVTRPDQFFTEGNISTILRLAAAIGVVSVGMTFVIIAGGIDLSVGSIVALSSVWLTTLATQSYGPWVMILCGLLVGLGCGLVNGILVSYGKIVPFIATLAMYVSARGLAERISGRRTQVVAEAGFLEFFRGDLLGIPVLIWMFALVFAVGWVVLNRTTFGRRTFAVGGNAEASRLAGINVKRHTALVYGVAGLCCGIAALMVVARTTAGASTNGMLYELDAIAAVVIGGTLLTGGRGSLIGTLIGVLIFTVLSNIFTLNNLDTDIQNIAKGVIIVLAALLQFRSVKKTKTST